caattctgataataatattaaataaaatcctgattattaacaataataataatattattgatatatctgattaataatattaataatattccTGATTAGTTAAAGAAAAATtctgatttttttatataaataaatctgatttataCAATTAATAATTATTCggaattattttatatatttgattaatattaataaataaacctgATTATCAATAATTTAGATTagtaattaaatttaataataataaacatgatattaataataataataataataataataataataataataataataattgcaGAAAAACTGAAAATATCAACGAATCAGAAAAAGAACGAGATTTGGTACCGGAATCGACAGTTGGTCGACGAACACGTGGTGGCTCCGGTGGTGGTGTAGGATTCCGGCGAAGACGTGGACGAAGACGCGAGTCGGTTACGGCTTGCTTCGGGGATCGGGGGTGAAAGAACCGATTGTTGAGGCTTGGTCGTGATTATAAAGAAGCAAGACATCGGTTTCAGACACGAAGGGTCGACTTTTCCGGTCACCATGTCAACAGTCGGAGAAGACGGATGGTTTGGGCGGTTAAATTCAAATTCCGCGTATTTAATGTGATGTTAAATACAATTTAATTCGGATATAGgtcggatgtggcatgcccggccgagtggttagtgCGTGTGTTTGTGAGGCGAGAGACCCGGGTTCGAACCGCACAAGGGccggttctcacccaggagacCCCCTTTTTTACTAACAGTTAGtctgactaactgggttagtcactaactgagttttctaactcagttagtgctgccctttgatAAAATTAACCCAGTTAGCTGATTCAACTGCGTtttcactaactgagttagtttaactaaccaaaactaacaaaaatcattaaaatttcagtttaaatatttatttatataattttaattatAAGTGGTCGTTCACctgaaatggacaatttggcgtcgttccgtttcgttgagtaagaaataacggagattgttggagcacgttgatgtcgttttgtgaacccgccgggccacaaaaagcatgccaaacccACAAATCATGAGACGCCACCACCTCTAACATAATtgtcgggtattgatgatcgcctctcataTATTGTCCACAcaattctgtggggcacattctccagacgaagtgtgtacaatccagactacccaacataccaggtaggtgatgTCTCTActcatgagcctgatacaatagcgcaacgtcgtggctcgttggtctacgtaaAATTCACCGCCATACATTTTACAgaccgtctcgcagaaatattcaaggcactcacgagaggtcctttcagcCATATTCAAATACTCGTCGTtttcgtctggtgggttaccggttgcaagttgtttaatcgcagaagtaaccttttgcaacggcgTGAAACTTTTCTTCATTATCCCGTCCAAGCCCTCTTGAAACCACTCGTTGTTCacttccacgtcactaacaatttttaggaacaaagacttggacatacggAACCTCTGACGAAAAATAGcggcattaaattttggattttcgacaaaataatcggccatgagtgttTCGTGGCCTCCCACACGATCTCGGCGGACAATGTTTTTTTTACCAGACGATGtcgtgtctagtagctccgctttggatgagattttggaagaaaattaaactaccatcgcttgacgatgaatcttcatcgtcgggaaagtcgggtagggGAGAAAAAACGggaacttggaatccattttttttaaagtttggtTAAAAAATTAGATGATATGAATGGGTGAGAGTTGTTTTGGGTTTGAAAAATAAAATGATTAAAGAGGTAGTATTTATAGGggttagaatttttttttaatgtataacggctatatagccgtttaaCCTCGATCCCCTCATCGGTGAATACACACCGATCTTGCTCACCGATTTCGGTCCCCGCGGTGATGGCGGCGATGTTCCCGCTCGGGGACTTGAGTCACCGCATCCCACCCCGCATAGTGCCCCGTACACCCTtagttattatattttttatggGGTATTTCCTATCGGTGTACACAATTAAGTGGAAGAACATTATATCAACTCATAACAAATTTATAAGGttttatttgaattttgaatttcgtTTGGATGATAAACCTCGTTTTACATAAATTATACATAGATCAAATGTGTTAACTAACCTTGCGTCATGGAAGCCTATCTTACTACGCAATTTGCGCTTCGAAAGATGAAACTCTGGTCGTCTTCTTCGTAGCAGTCTCTTTCTCAAAGAAACCATCATAAATGGCGTTTTTACTGAAAGCTGGAAAACAAATTATTTTGACATCCTCAAAATCTCAATCGTTATTGCCTAAATCTCCAGTATATTTCACCCTTAAGAAAACCATTTCATCCTCAGCTAATAAAGCTTATGAAGGTTCGTTCGATTTCCGTGTTTCATTCAACCATTTGTGTACCCATGATAGGTAGTAattttagttttgttttgttgtCAAAACATCCAGATCTGTTTGCTTGGGTCGCTGCTGATGTCCATGGTAATGAGATTCAGTTGATCAGTGTGGTCGATGTATTCTGACCTAGTTATAATATGGTTACTTatccttctttttttttttttttttttttttttttccgtttTAGCCTATTCTAGATATACGAGTCTATTAGCGAGGCTTTGTGTTTCTGGTCCAGAACTGGAGTCTCAGTTACCATCAAAACCTGAAAAGTCAGCTGAATCTCAATCGGCTAGAAATTGTTTGTTAAAATTGTTAGAGAATTTCAGCCGGAAAGGTACCGTTTCTTATGATTTTTcttgtttcctttttttttaattaatttaccTGTTTGTTTTTTGCAGATCTGATGGACTTGCTCTTATGCTATTTAGCCAATAATCCTGAAGTTTTAAAAGGTTCGCACATAaacattttattttgtttttgttggTTGTGTTGTGGTTAATGTGGTTTGTTCTGAGTGTTTATCAGTTCTCTTTGTGGGAGACGCGAACTCTTGTGAGACCATTTCAAAGACAAAGTTACAAATTACATTTCCTAAGATGATAAACACCATTGCTGATGAATGTATGGCTGAGTGGGAGTATAAGTATAGCAGATTCAGATTTAAGTCGGAACCAGGCTTGTTTCATGTGTTTGTGAATGTGTCTGATATGGAAAAAGAAACCCTGGTGGTTATTATTGTGGGTAATATGCTGATGGTAACCGGTAAACTGACATCTGCACCTATATATGGTGAAGAAATGGAGAAAGAGGAAAAGGATATGATAAGGCGGCTATATAAAAAAATTGGTGTTCAGCAGGCGATTGGTGACGTCGTAGCTAGAACAAGGCTGTACTATGAAGAATATGATCTTAAGCAGGCGACTGCTGAAATCATCGAGAGTGGTGAACTGAGAATCTCATATCCGGAAGTACATGAAGAGGTTGAGAGACCAAGTTGTATGCAAGTGAAACTTAATCGGATTTATGATTGATTCAACAGACTCCTTTATGTTTCTACGTCTATAGTAGTGATTTCTCTGTCTATGTCCATAGTAATAATTTTTTATACCTTCTATTTTCCACGCCAACTCAAACACCTTCTAACCCTACTTAGAGCAGGCGGGGTGGTCCGTTATGGACTACCCATAACGCGTGATCCCGTCACGAACACCGTCGCCGCCCATGATATAACGCGTTATAATTTCAACGCGTTGAATCCATCACGCGTTGAAAGTTTGAAAAATTGGACGGTTGTTGATTCATTCAATTGATCGGCCCAATCATATTATTTCATCAAAGCATCTTGTGTCAGCCCATTATTTGTTTTGGTCCAATCACATTTTAATATCAAAATTGTTGTCAGCCCATTATTTGTTTTGGTCCAATCACATTTTAATATCAAAATTGTTGTCGGCTAGTATAATATTagaaagagtaaattgccattttagtccctgagtttttttcaaatttgccattttagtccaaatagtttttttttttgcctctgggtccctgacttttcccttttgttgccattttaatcacatacactaactccatccaaaaactccatctttaaccaggggtattttggggattttcgttttaaatattttcaatttgccattttgatccaattccaaaaaatcaaaaaaattccaaaaaatcaaaaaaaattccaaaaaaatctaaaaaataataaaaattctaaaaaatcataaaaattctaaaaaagtctaaaaaaaatacaaaaaatccgtttcggcgcgaaccgtttcgaacccgaaccgtttcgaactgaaccgtttcgaacccgaaccgtttcgagcggaaccgtttcgacccgtaccgtttcgacccgaaccgtttcgacccgtaccgtttcgacccgaaccgtttcgacccgaaccgtttcgacccgtaccgtttcgacgcaaaccgtttcgagccgaaccgtttcgagccgaaccgtttcgagccgaaccgttttgacgcggaccgtttcgacccgaaccgtttcgacgcgaaccgtttcgacccgtaccgtttcgacccgaaccgtttcgagctgaatcgtttcgacgcgaaccgtgcctcgaaacggtacgggtcgaaacggtacgggtcgaaccatgcctcgaaacggtacgggtcgaaacggttcggctcgaaacggttcggctcgaaaaggttcggttcgaaacggtatgagtcgaaacggttcgcgtcaaaacggttcagctcgaaacggttcggttcgaaacggttcagctcgaaacggttcgcatcgaaacggtacgggtcgaaacggttcggctcgaaacggttcggatcgaaacggtacgggtcgaaacggttcgggtcgaaatggtacgggtcgaaacggttcagctcgaaacggttcgggttcgaaacggttcgcgccgaaacggattttttgtatttttttttagaatttttttgaatttttatgattttttagaattcttattattttttagaattttttggaattttttggaatttttttgattttttgaaattggatcaaaatggcaattgaaaacatttaaaacgaaaatccccaaaatacccctggttaaagatggagtttttggatagagttagtgtatgtgatcaaaatggcaacaaaagggaaaagttagggacccagaggcaaaaaaaaaactgtttggactaaaatgacaaatttagacaaaactcagggactaaaatggcagtttactctattagAAATTCATTTCAGTCAAAGATAGTGTATCGGTCCAATTACTGAAGTGTGTCAGCCCactaaaataaatttaaaatgaaaattaaaaaaatttgggagtgatagaattccatcactagtgataccaccccccctacatttctatcactagtgatagaatattgggtgatgacatggttgctggttcagttctgtttgtgcatgaaggaaaacagTAAACATACCTGTTATGGCCGACAgggcagtggagaatccagtgagagaagacgacatggagttcgacatttTTGTCagggtgatctggttcctccttagggtgctaactgatgatggggacttagaaaccgaaaagggtatcggttaggagaggaggtcaacgtgatgatgttatggctaatggggtggtgtaattgtgtaactgagtaacccttaaacctcc
This genomic stretch from Helianthus annuus cultivar XRQ/B chromosome 8, HanXRQr2.0-SUNRISE, whole genome shotgun sequence harbors:
- the LOC110871152 gene encoding uncharacterized protein LOC110871152, producing MAFLLKAGKQIILTSSKSQSLLPKSPVYFTLKKTISSSANKAYEDLFAWVAADVHAYSRYTSLLARLCVSGPELESQLPSKPEKSAESQSARNCLLKLLENFSRKDLMDLLLCYLANNPEVLKVLFVGDANSCETISKTKLQITFPKMINTIADECMAEWEYKYSRFRFKSEPGLFHVFVNVSDMEKETLVVIIVGNMLMVTGKLTSAPIYGEEMEKEEKDMIRRLYKKIGVQQAIGDVVARTRLYYEEYDLKQATAEIIESGELRISYPEVHEEVERPSCMQVKLNRIYD